The Blattabacterium cuenoti genome includes a region encoding these proteins:
- a CDS encoding pseudouridine synthase — translation MHHNKIRLNHYLSNAGISSRRKADELIQSGAIEVNGKPICKLGTIIHTNDIVTFHGSKIKIQNKIYILLNKPRGFITTTKDPFNRKTVMNLIPNFSKYKIFPVGRLDYSTTGVLLLTNDGFLAEKLTHPKYNVKKIYHVSLNKEIKNEDLDKIRKGKIYLKEGKVKVIFVNKSHSKNQIKIGLYIGWNRIIKRIFKKLDYQVIQLDRINFGGLSKKNIKTGNWCFLNQKEVKNIIK, via the coding sequence ATGCATCATAATAAAATTAGACTAAATCATTACTTATCTAATGCAGGAATTTCTTCCAGAAGAAAAGCCGATGAACTTATTCAATCTGGAGCTATAGAAGTTAATGGAAAACCTATTTGTAAATTAGGAACTATCATTCATACAAATGATATTGTCACATTTCATGGATCAAAAATTAAAATTCAAAACAAAATTTATATATTACTTAATAAACCCAGAGGTTTTATCACTACAACAAAGGATCCATTTAACAGAAAAACAGTAATGAATTTAATTCCAAATTTTTCTAAATACAAAATTTTTCCAGTAGGAAGATTAGATTATTCGACTACTGGAGTATTGCTTCTCACAAATGATGGATTCTTAGCTGAAAAACTAACTCATCCAAAATATAATGTCAAAAAGATATATCATGTATCATTAAACAAAGAAATTAAGAATGAAGATTTAGACAAAATTAGAAAAGGGAAAATATATTTAAAAGAAGGAAAGGTTAAAGTGATTTTTGTAAATAAAAGTCATTCAAAAAATCAAATCAAAATAGGATTATATATCGGATGGAATAGAATTATTAAACGGATCTTTAAAAAATTAGATTATCAAGTAATTCAATTGGATAGAATCAATTTTGGTGGATTATCCAAGAAAAATATTAAGACAGGGAATTGGTGTTTTTTAAATCAAAAAGAAGTAAAAAATATAATAAAATGA
- a CDS encoding type II 3-dehydroquinate dehydratase, whose translation MKKITIINGPNLNLLGKRETELYGTENFLDYLDKIRKKKLFSNIEILYYQNNSEGKIIDILHSLGFQSDGIVLNAGAYTHTSIGIADAIKSIPAPVIEIHISNIHSRESFRKKSFLSPVCKGTIFGFGLKSYELGIFSFCLQD comes from the coding sequence ATGAAAAAAATAACCATCATCAATGGTCCTAATTTAAATCTTTTAGGAAAACGAGAAACAGAATTATACGGAACTGAAAATTTTTTAGATTATCTCGATAAAATAAGAAAAAAAAAACTTTTCTCTAATATAGAAATTCTTTATTATCAAAACAATAGTGAAGGTAAAATTATAGATATTTTGCATTCTTTAGGATTTCAATCGGATGGCATTGTATTGAATGCAGGAGCCTACACTCACACTTCTATAGGAATTGCTGATGCAATCAAATCTATACCAGCTCCGGTTATAGAAATTCATATTTCCAATATTCATTCAAGAGAATCTTTCAGAAAAAAATCATTTCTTTCTCCCGTGTGTAAAGGAACAATTTTTGGTTTTGGTTTAAAATCCTATGAATTAGGAATATTTAGTTTTTGTTTACAGGATTGA
- the yihA gene encoding ribosome biogenesis GTP-binding protein YihA/YsxC: protein MKIFSVKFKGSSKKINMFIDNFPEYAFAGRSNVGKSSLINCIAGRKKIAKVSSYPGRTQYINHFLINDRWYLIDLPGYGFFSEKKVKKKTQKLIVDYIFHRKNLVCLFLLIDCRFVIQKIDLDFMQKLNSKKTNFCIVFTKTDKLNHQFIEKNISFCIEKIKKNGLTMPSWFKVSAKRKDGINNIVKYIKKKLNDFHQSCKQKLNIPNS from the coding sequence ATGAAAATTTTTTCTGTAAAATTTAAAGGAAGTTCAAAAAAAATCAACATGTTCATTGATAATTTTCCTGAATATGCTTTTGCAGGACGTTCTAATGTTGGAAAATCTAGTTTAATAAATTGCATAGCTGGAAGAAAAAAAATAGCTAAAGTTTCTTCTTATCCTGGGAGGACTCAATATATCAATCATTTTTTAATCAATGATCGATGGTATTTGATCGATTTGCCGGGATATGGATTTTTTTCAGAAAAAAAAGTAAAAAAAAAAACACAAAAATTAATTGTAGATTATATTTTTCATAGAAAGAATCTTGTTTGTTTATTTCTATTAATAGATTGTAGATTTGTTATACAAAAAATAGATTTGGATTTCATGCAAAAATTAAACAGTAAAAAAACGAATTTTTGCATTGTTTTTACAAAAACAGATAAATTGAATCATCAATTTATTGAAAAAAATATTTCTTTTTGTATCGAAAAAATTAAAAAAAATGGTTTAACTATGCCTAGTTGGTTTAAAGTTTCCGCAAAGAGAAAAGATGGAATAAATAATATTGTTAAATATATTAAAAAAAAACTAAACGATTTTCATCAATCCTGTAAACAAAAACTAAATATTCCTAATTCATAG
- a CDS encoding alpha/beta fold hydrolase, giving the protein MLNLNNKERKFTHIKEGKGHPLILLHGLMGGLSNFKALLDFFPKKGYKVIIPSLPLYNMPLFLTNISNLSKYIIQFLMKIGIKKATLVGNSLGGHIALIIAKKRMDLVHSVVLTGSSGLFEKAFGDAFPKRENYEYIRKKSQEVFYDPKIATKELVDEVFHIVNDKKKGIKTLYIAKSAMKYNMSKDLSVIQQPICLIWGKQDHVTPPEVAEEFHRLLPDSELHWIDKCGHVPMMEHPKKFIEILEKWLSKFDFNHENFFCKI; this is encoded by the coding sequence ATGCTTAATCTTAATAATAAAGAAAGAAAATTTACTCATATAAAAGAGGGGAAAGGGCATCCTTTGATTTTGCTTCATGGGTTAATGGGAGGATTAAGTAATTTCAAGGCTCTTTTAGATTTTTTTCCAAAAAAAGGTTATAAAGTAATTATTCCTTCATTACCTCTTTATAATATGCCATTATTTCTTACAAATATTTCTAATTTATCTAAATATATTATCCAATTTTTAATGAAAATAGGAATTAAAAAAGCTACTTTAGTAGGAAATTCACTTGGAGGACATATTGCTTTAATTATAGCAAAAAAAAGAATGGATTTAGTCCATTCTGTAGTTCTTACGGGAAGTTCAGGATTGTTTGAAAAAGCTTTTGGAGATGCTTTTCCTAAAAGAGAAAATTATGAATATATCAGAAAAAAATCACAAGAAGTATTTTATGATCCTAAAATAGCGACCAAAGAATTAGTAGATGAAGTATTTCATATTGTCAATGATAAAAAAAAGGGAATTAAAACTTTATATATTGCTAAAAGTGCTATGAAATATAATATGTCTAAAGATTTATCTGTTATTCAACAACCTATTTGTTTAATTTGGGGGAAACAAGATCATGTTACTCCACCAGAAGTTGCGGAAGAATTTCATAGATTGTTACCTGATTCTGAATTACATTGGATAGATAAATGTGGACATGTTCCTATGATGGAACATCCTAAAAAATTTATAGAAATACTAGAAAAATGGCTTTCTAAATTTGATTTCAATCATGAAAATTTTTTCTGTAAAATTTAA
- a CDS encoding ribonuclease III family protein, producing the protein MLSNTTFENFEKDEDSILIGRLIKILGFCPKNTKFLKEVFIYSFSIKRKNLNQNYSVNFQRLEFLGDAVLNSIISHFLCEKLPDKKEGELTQIRSKIVCRRNLNEISRKLTITDIFFNKSVISDNILGNTLEALIGFIYLEIGYQGCKDFVHQKILHTYVNIAKLQNEIFSYKVWMIEWSQKNKLIINFKTFREIENKNVITYLSEFTVLECGIKTEGRGTSKKKSEEMAAKAAYFLVQKKCRKNNT; encoded by the coding sequence ATGTTGTCTAATACTACTTTTGAAAATTTTGAAAAAGATGAAGACTCTATTCTAATCGGAAGATTAATAAAAATATTAGGATTTTGTCCAAAAAATACGAAATTTTTAAAGGAAGTATTCATTTATAGTTTTTCTATAAAAAGAAAAAATTTGAATCAAAATTATTCTGTTAATTTCCAAAGACTCGAATTTTTAGGAGATGCTGTGTTAAATTCTATTATATCACATTTTTTATGTGAAAAACTTCCTGATAAAAAAGAAGGAGAGTTAACTCAAATACGATCTAAAATAGTATGCAGAAGAAATTTGAATGAAATTTCTAGAAAATTAACTATTACAGATATTTTTTTTAATAAATCAGTCATATCTGATAACATATTGGGAAATACACTTGAAGCTTTAATAGGATTTATTTATTTGGAAATAGGATATCAAGGTTGTAAAGATTTCGTCCATCAGAAGATATTGCATACTTATGTAAATATTGCGAAGTTACAAAATGAAATTTTTAGTTATAAAGTATGGATGATAGAATGGTCTCAAAAAAATAAATTAATAATAAATTTTAAAACTTTTAGAGAAATAGAAAATAAAAATGTAATTACTTATTTATCAGAGTTTACCGTATTAGAATGTGGAATTAAAACTGAAGGGAGAGGGACTTCAAAAAAGAAATCGGAGGAGATGGCTGCAAAAGCAGCTTATTTTCTTGTTCAAAAAAAATGTAGAAAAAATAATACTTAA
- the fabF gene encoding beta-ketoacyl-ACP synthase II translates to MDKLKKVVVTGIGSITPIGNNVKEYWISLINGKSGCAPITYFNTKKYKTKFACELKNYDPSIFFSKKERRKLDPCAQYGIVASEEAIKNSGINFFKEKRERVGVIWASGIGGLLNLEESISDYVNGGRSPRFSPFFIPKMLIDITAGFISMNYGLHGPNYATVSSCASSSNAIADAYHLICLGKADIMVAGGSEAAITQSGVGGFNALHALSTRNEDYHTASRPFDEERDGFVLGEGAGCLILEEYKHAQERGANIYAEIGGVGMSGDAYHITAPHPEGKGIVLAMKTAIQDAGIKCEDVDHINSHGTSTQLGDLAEVKAIQEVFKKNIYNIDINSTKSMTGHLLGAAGAIEAIASILPLTKGIIPPTINLFHIDRNIDPKINFTPNKAIKKEVKISICNTFGFGGHNVCILFKKINVV, encoded by the coding sequence ATGGATAAATTAAAAAAAGTAGTAGTTACTGGTATTGGTTCTATTACTCCGATAGGAAATAATGTAAAAGAATATTGGATTTCTCTTATTAATGGAAAAAGTGGATGTGCTCCTATCACTTATTTTAATACTAAAAAATACAAGACTAAATTTGCTTGTGAATTAAAAAATTATGATCCCAGTATTTTTTTCAGTAAAAAAGAAAGACGAAAATTAGATCCATGTGCACAATATGGAATTGTTGCTTCTGAAGAAGCTATAAAAAATAGTGGTATTAATTTTTTCAAAGAAAAAAGAGAAAGAGTTGGAGTGATTTGGGCTTCAGGAATTGGAGGTCTTCTCAATTTGGAAGAATCTATTTCTGATTATGTAAATGGAGGAAGATCTCCTAGATTTAGCCCTTTTTTTATTCCTAAAATGCTAATAGATATTACTGCTGGTTTCATTTCTATGAATTATGGTCTTCATGGTCCAAATTACGCAACTGTATCTTCTTGTGCTTCCTCCTCTAATGCTATTGCAGATGCTTATCATTTAATATGTTTAGGAAAAGCAGATATAATGGTTGCAGGAGGTTCTGAAGCAGCTATTACCCAAAGTGGAGTAGGAGGGTTTAATGCTCTACATGCCTTGTCTACTAGAAATGAAGATTATCATACAGCATCACGTCCTTTTGATGAAGAGAGAGATGGTTTTGTATTAGGAGAGGGGGCTGGATGTCTTATACTTGAGGAATATAAACATGCTCAAGAAAGAGGAGCCAATATATATGCTGAAATAGGAGGAGTTGGAATGTCTGGAGATGCTTATCATATTACTGCGCCTCATCCAGAAGGAAAAGGAATCGTTTTAGCTATGAAAACGGCCATTCAAGATGCAGGAATCAAATGTGAAGATGTTGATCATATTAATTCTCATGGAACTTCTACTCAGTTGGGAGATCTTGCAGAAGTGAAAGCAATTCAAGAAGTTTTTAAGAAAAATATATATAATATAGATATTAATTCTACAAAATCTATGACAGGACATTTGTTGGGTGCTGCAGGAGCAATAGAAGCAATAGCTTCTATACTTCCTTTAACAAAAGGAATAATACCTCCAACTATAAATTTATTTCATATAGACAGGAATATAGATCCAAAAATTAATTTTACTCCAAATAAAGCTATAAAAAAAGAAGTAAAAATTAGTATATGTAATACTTTTGGATTTGGAGGACACAATGTTTGTATTTTATTCAAAAAAATAAATGTTGTCTAA
- a CDS encoding acyl carrier protein → MSDIASRVNALIVDKLSVDESEIVPTASFTNDLGADSLDIVELIMEFEKEFDISISDEKAEKITTVGEAIQAIEDLLIDKKNIDKKSD, encoded by the coding sequence ATGTCTGACATTGCATCCAGAGTCAATGCTCTTATTGTAGATAAATTAAGTGTAGATGAAAGTGAAATTGTTCCTACTGCTAGTTTTACTAATGATTTAGGAGCAGATTCCTTAGATATAGTAGAACTTATTATGGAATTTGAAAAAGAATTTGACATTAGTATTTCTGATGAAAAGGCAGAAAAAATAACAACAGTAGGAGAAGCCATACAGGCTATAGAAGATCTTTTAATTGATAAAAAGAATATTGATAAAAAATCTGATTAG
- a CDS encoding phosphoenolpyruvate carboxykinase (ATP) — protein sequence MMALSLENYGILNSYDNYQLNPYELQNIIIQKGMGVETKSGVLAINTGSFTGRSPEDRFIVKDSITEKKVWWDEKFNRSFDPEKFDHLYRKVVRYLSGKTLYIRDGYLCSDKRYQFNVRSISEYPWSDLFIHNLFLRFTKIDQILPDWLLFCAPGFQADPIKDGTRKKNFSILNFSKKIVLIGGSGYTGEIKKSIFSVLNFILPVYKNVFPMHCSANVGKYKKDTALFFGLSGTGKTTISNDINRNLVGDDEHGWTCDNIIFNFEGGCYAKILGISRKKEPMIYHAIKKGAMLENVIFKNETQEVDFLDDSITQNIRISYPIYFVNNIEKELLSSNIKNIFFLTYDAFGVLPPIAKLNRSQSSYYFLLGYTSKVAGTELNIVKPKATFSSCFGAPFMPLHPVQYTNMLMKKLDNTKINVWMVNTGLISGGYSSGYRIKLNDTRKIVKSALDGLLSEVPYEKYPIFNFKIPKYCPGISSHILNPKNSWKNEKMYQNQVKILARKFINHFDIYKKYTDKNISSGEPILE from the coding sequence ATGATGGCTCTTTCTCTAGAAAATTACGGAATATTGAATTCTTATGACAATTATCAGTTAAATCCTTATGAATTACAAAACATAATTATTCAAAAAGGAATGGGAGTAGAAACTAAATCAGGAGTTTTAGCAATAAATACTGGTTCATTTACTGGAAGATCTCCTGAAGATAGATTTATTGTAAAGGACAGTATTACAGAAAAAAAAGTTTGGTGGGATGAGAAATTCAATCGATCTTTTGATCCAGAAAAATTTGATCATTTATATCGAAAAGTAGTTCGATACTTATCTGGAAAAACATTATACATTAGAGATGGATATCTTTGTTCTGATAAACGTTATCAGTTCAATGTTCGTTCTATTAGTGAATATCCATGGTCCGATTTATTTATTCATAATCTTTTCCTAAGATTTACAAAGATTGATCAAATTTTACCAGATTGGTTATTATTTTGTGCTCCAGGATTTCAAGCTGATCCTATAAAAGATGGAACACGGAAAAAAAATTTTTCTATATTGAATTTTTCTAAAAAAATAGTTTTGATTGGAGGATCAGGATATACAGGAGAAATAAAAAAATCTATCTTTTCTGTCCTAAATTTCATACTTCCTGTATATAAAAATGTATTTCCCATGCATTGTTCTGCAAATGTAGGAAAATATAAAAAAGATACAGCTCTTTTTTTTGGATTATCTGGAACAGGAAAAACGACTATATCCAATGATATCAACAGAAATTTAGTGGGAGATGATGAACATGGATGGACTTGTGATAACATCATTTTTAATTTTGAAGGAGGATGTTATGCAAAAATATTAGGTATTTCTAGAAAAAAAGAACCTATGATTTATCATGCTATAAAAAAAGGAGCTATGTTAGAAAATGTCATTTTTAAAAATGAAACCCAAGAAGTTGATTTTTTAGATGATTCTATTACTCAAAACATTAGAATTAGCTATCCTATTTATTTTGTAAATAATATTGAGAAAGAATTATTGTCTTCTAATATCAAAAACATTTTTTTTCTTACATATGATGCTTTTGGAGTTTTACCACCCATAGCTAAATTAAATCGATCACAATCTTCTTATTATTTTTTGTTAGGATATACTTCTAAAGTAGCTGGAACTGAATTAAATATAGTTAAACCAAAAGCTACATTTTCTTCTTGTTTTGGTGCTCCATTCATGCCTTTACATCCTGTTCAATACACAAATATGCTAATGAAAAAATTAGATAATACCAAAATAAATGTTTGGATGGTTAATACAGGATTAATATCAGGAGGATATTCATCTGGATATCGTATCAAATTAAATGATACTCGAAAAATTGTGAAAAGCGCTCTAGATGGTTTGTTATCAGAGGTCCCTTACGAAAAATATCCAATTTTTAATTTTAAAATACCAAAATATTGTCCAGGTATATCTTCTCATATATTAAATCCAAAAAATTCATGGAAAAATGAAAAAATGTATCAAAATCAAGTCAAAATACTTGCTAGAAAATTTATTAACCATTTTGATATATACAAAAAATATACAGACAAAAATATTTCATCTGGAGAACCTATTTTAGAATAA
- a CDS encoding riboflavin synthase: MFTGIVECTTKVYQFNRDKNNLCITFINPFLDEIKINQSICHNGICFTIIDINEKTYSVIASEETLFCTNLNFLKIKDEVNLERGLMMFERLNGHVVQGHVDTTAEIIQIENRNGSWLFFFRSKKKLNHTIVEKGSIAINGISLTIITCNHYIFSVSIIPYTYNKTNFHLMKVGDIVNVEFDILGKYISKYLSNYDDIFILK; encoded by the coding sequence ATGTTTACTGGTATTGTAGAATGTACAACAAAAGTATATCAATTCAATCGTGATAAAAATAATCTTTGTATTACTTTCATTAATCCATTTTTAGATGAAATTAAAATAAATCAAAGCATTTGCCATAATGGAATATGTTTTACCATTATAGATATTAATGAAAAAACTTATTCAGTCATAGCTTCTGAAGAAACTTTGTTTTGCACTAATTTAAATTTTTTAAAAATTAAAGATGAAGTAAATTTAGAAAGAGGGTTAATGATGTTTGAAAGATTAAATGGACACGTAGTACAAGGACATGTAGATACAACTGCTGAAATTATTCAAATAGAAAATAGAAATGGAAGTTGGCTATTTTTTTTTCGGTCTAAAAAAAAATTAAATCACACAATTGTAGAAAAAGGATCGATTGCTATCAATGGAATAAGTCTTACTATTATAACATGTAATCACTATATATTTAGCGTTTCCATTATTCCTTATACTTATAATAAAACAAATTTTCACCTTATGAAAGTAGGAGATATTGTGAATGTAGAGTTTGATATATTGGGAAAATATATTAGTAAATATCTCAGTAATTATGATGATATATTTATTCTAAAATAG
- the pdxA gene encoding 4-hydroxythreonine-4-phosphate dehydrogenase PdxA, whose translation MNYRKKKIRVGVTTGDIHGIGIEIFLKVCRKKRLLDFFTPILFGSTKLCSYYNKILNLDINHIREVKNFKEIIDYKINVFNIWKEDIKFESIKINHPDSGKYPILSLKKAVKALKEGKIDVLVTAPVNKKYMNLKGFSFFGHTEYLQNVLEGESLMVMIHDILKIALVTNHLPLKKVTSELNIKKIIKSIKILHQSLIIDFSIEKPKIAVLGCNPHSSDNGLTGDEEKIKIRPAVDCLFQKQGWLVFGPYSSDSFFGNQLYRNFDAVLAMYHDQGLIPFKTLTFNQGVNFTAGLSHIRTSPDHGVAYDIAKKGIANENSFEEAIFSAIKIFKNRKEYMKLSFSKKSL comes from the coding sequence ATGAATTATAGAAAAAAAAAAATTAGAGTGGGGGTTACCACAGGTGATATTCACGGAATAGGGATAGAAATTTTTTTAAAAGTATGTCGTAAAAAAAGACTTCTAGATTTTTTTACTCCAATATTATTTGGATCTACTAAATTATGTTCTTATTATAATAAAATCTTAAATCTGGATATAAATCATATTCGAGAAGTAAAAAATTTTAAAGAAATTATTGATTACAAAATTAATGTATTCAATATATGGAAAGAAGATATAAAATTTGAATCTATAAAAATCAATCATCCAGATTCAGGGAAATATCCTATTTTATCTTTAAAAAAAGCTGTGAAAGCTTTAAAAGAAGGAAAAATTGACGTACTTGTAACAGCTCCAGTAAACAAAAAATATATGAATTTGAAAGGTTTCTCATTTTTTGGACATACTGAATATTTACAAAATGTTTTGGAAGGAGAATCATTAATGGTAATGATTCATGACATTTTAAAAATAGCTTTAGTTACTAATCATTTGCCTTTAAAAAAAGTCACTTCAGAATTAAACATAAAAAAAATAATAAAATCAATAAAAATTCTACATCAATCCCTTATTATTGATTTTTCTATAGAAAAACCAAAAATAGCAGTTTTAGGATGTAATCCCCACTCAAGTGATAATGGATTAACAGGAGATGAAGAAAAAATAAAAATTAGACCTGCTGTTGATTGTTTGTTTCAAAAACAAGGCTGGCTGGTTTTTGGCCCTTATTCTTCAGACAGTTTTTTTGGAAATCAACTCTATCGTAATTTTGATGCTGTTTTAGCTATGTATCATGATCAAGGATTAATTCCTTTTAAAACATTAACTTTTAATCAAGGAGTGAATTTTACAGCAGGTCTTTCTCATATACGAACTTCTCCAGATCACGGTGTTGCCTATGATATAGCTAAAAAAGGAATTGCTAATGAAAATTCTTTTGAAGAAGCTATTTTTAGTGCTATAAAAATATTTAAAAATAGAAAAGAATATATGAAACTAAGTTTTTCTAAAAAATCATTATAA
- a CDS encoding FoF1 ATP synthase subunit delta/epsilon yields MKIKILDCDKILYQGNIASITAPGLCGYFQILENHAYFISILKNGIIKLYIDGKDRKKIKIKNGILQVKNNSIIVIL; encoded by the coding sequence ATGAAAATCAAAATTCTTGATTGTGATAAGATCTTGTATCAAGGAAATATAGCTTCCATTACAGCTCCTGGATTATGTGGATATTTTCAAATATTAGAGAATCATGCTTATTTTATATCCATATTAAAAAATGGGATAATCAAACTATATATTGATGGAAAAGATAGAAAAAAAATAAAAATAAAAAATGGAATTTTGCAAGTAAAAAATAATTCAATCATTGTTATTTTATAA
- the atpD gene encoding F0F1 ATP synthase subunit beta — MHKKKIKGIITQIIGPIIDVSFQESEELPKIYDSLEVNLSKKNKIILEVQQHIGDKNVRCISMEVTDGLQRGQEVNGLGKPISVPVGESINGRVFNVLGDCIDGLGDIDKSITRPIHKEPPAFKDLSTETEILYTGIKVIDLIEPYPKGGKIGLFGGAGVGKTVLIQELINNVAKGHGGRSVFAGVGERSREGNDLLREMLESGIIKYGDSFMKSMKKGYWDLSKVDKNALKESKAVFVFGQMNEPPGARARVALSGLTLAEYYRDQYVEGKKGQDVLFFIDNIFRFTQAGSEVSALLGRIPSSVGYQPTLSSEMGSMQERITSTKKGSITSVQAVYVPADDLTDPAPAITFSHLDATTVLSRKIASLGIYPAVDPLDSTSRILSPDIIDRDHYNCAQRVKEILQKYNSLQDIIAILGIEELSEEDKLIVSRARRVQRFLSQPFHVAKQFTGIEGIFVKIEDTIKGFNMIINGDLDHIPETAFNLKGTIEQVIEDGKKMINYENQNS; from the coding sequence ATGCATAAAAAAAAAATAAAGGGAATAATTACTCAAATTATAGGACCTATAATTGATGTTTCTTTTCAAGAAAGTGAGGAATTACCTAAAATTTACGATTCTTTGGAAGTAAATTTATCTAAAAAAAATAAAATAATTTTAGAAGTTCAACAACATATTGGGGATAAAAATGTTCGTTGCATTTCTATGGAAGTAACAGATGGATTGCAAAGAGGCCAAGAAGTAAATGGATTAGGTAAGCCAATTAGCGTTCCTGTAGGGGAATCCATCAATGGTAGAGTTTTTAATGTTTTGGGAGATTGCATAGATGGATTAGGAGATATAGATAAATCCATAACGAGACCTATTCACAAAGAACCTCCAGCATTTAAAGACTTATCAACAGAAACAGAAATATTGTATACAGGGATTAAAGTTATAGATTTAATAGAACCTTATCCAAAAGGAGGTAAGATTGGTTTATTTGGTGGGGCAGGAGTAGGAAAAACTGTGCTAATACAAGAATTAATTAACAATGTAGCGAAAGGACATGGAGGAAGATCTGTTTTTGCAGGAGTAGGAGAAAGATCTAGAGAAGGAAATGATTTATTAAGAGAAATGTTAGAATCTGGAATTATAAAATATGGAGATTCTTTCATGAAATCCATGAAAAAAGGATATTGGGATCTTTCAAAAGTAGATAAAAATGCACTTAAGGAATCTAAAGCTGTTTTTGTGTTTGGTCAAATGAATGAGCCTCCAGGAGCTAGAGCTAGAGTTGCTTTATCTGGATTAACATTAGCTGAATATTATAGAGATCAATATGTAGAAGGAAAAAAAGGACAAGATGTTTTGTTTTTTATAGACAATATATTTCGATTTACTCAGGCAGGATCAGAAGTTTCAGCTTTATTAGGAAGGATCCCTTCATCTGTAGGATATCAGCCAACTTTATCATCAGAAATGGGTTCTATGCAGGAAAGAATTACTTCAACAAAAAAAGGATCCATCACTTCAGTGCAAGCTGTTTATGTTCCTGCAGATGATTTAACAGATCCAGCTCCTGCTATTACATTTTCTCATTTGGATGCAACAACAGTTCTTTCCAGAAAAATAGCATCTTTAGGAATTTATCCTGCGGTAGATCCTTTGGATTCTACTTCTCGTATTTTGTCTCCGGATATAATAGACAGAGATCATTATAACTGCGCACAACGTGTTAAAGAAATTTTACAAAAATATAATTCTTTACAAGATATTATAGCTATTCTAGGAATAGAAGAATTAAGTGAAGAAGATAAATTAATAGTTTCCAGAGCTAGGCGTGTTCAACGTTTTTTATCTCAACCATTTCATGTTGCAAAACAGTTTACAGGAATTGAAGGAATTTTTGTAAAAATTGAGGACACAATCAAAGGATTTAATATGATAATAAATGGTGATTTAGATCACATTCCAGAAACAGCCTTCAATCTAAAAGGAACTATTGAACAAGTAATAGAAGATGGAAAAAAAATGATAAATTATGAAAATCAAAATTCTTGA